In Methanomicrobia archaeon, the following proteins share a genomic window:
- the moaC gene encoding cyclic pyranopterin monophosphate synthase MoaC, producing the protein MQQRSAGMVDISAKGNLVRTAIASGTIYLDPSTIEKIQRGTTRKTNVLGCAEIAAILAVKKTPEAIPLCHQINIEQVIVEFIVRTDHISASVSVKSVGKTGVEMDALHGLAIALLTIWDMVKAEEKDETGNYPHTRIHDIRVEKKEKRTV; encoded by the coding sequence ATGCAGCAGCGTAGCGCCGGAATGGTGGACATCAGCGCCAAGGGTAACCTCGTGCGTACCGCAATCGCGTCGGGCACGATTTACCTGGATCCGAGCACGATCGAGAAGATCCAACGTGGCACGACCCGAAAAACGAATGTGCTCGGCTGTGCTGAGATCGCGGCGATACTTGCCGTAAAGAAGACGCCCGAAGCCATTCCGCTCTGTCACCAGATAAATATCGAGCAGGTGATCGTGGAATTTATCGTGCGCACGGACCATATTAGCGCCTCTGTATCGGTCAAATCAGTCGGCAAGACGGGCGTGGAGATGGACGCGCTCCATGGACTCGCCATTGCACTCCTGACCATCTGGGACATGGTGAAAGCGGAGGAGAAGGACGAAACGGGCAATTACCCCCATACTCGGATCCACGACATTCGGGTCGAGAAGAAGGAAAAACGGACAGTTTAG
- a CDS encoding transporter substrate-binding domain-containing protein: MENKIALVIGVLMFVLIAITGSGCLSTREPTPTDLTYLTEQYPPFNYEKDGQLQGIAVELLEAITATMGNGITEDAIRLTPWTGGYQTALNQTNTVLFSTARLPERETSFKWVGPIYTGQKVLFARRDREISINHPADLAGYTIGVITDDAAIPQLLALGVTSDQLLADPDPVVIMTKLEQGELDLWCYGEEAGNYIAEEQTGRYGYFKVVYTLQEYKLYYAFNRETPDTVIESFQEALDRVKAREDAGGLSQYERIVARYIPASGLGKYTYLTEEFPPLNYKEGGELKGVAVDLLYAIFMRLNVGLTRADVRFVPWSEAYQAGRGNNTTVVFSMARVPEREELFRWAGPFVKGDIVLFAPRSRNITIATAADLKNYRIGAIANTSSIPLLLALGVAEEQLVLNDSAAVLIAQLERGEFDLWSTGEFSGRYLITKYAAQPDDLERVYTLHTNEYYFAFSRDTSDTLVTAFQQALEDIRLEKDAQGVSEYERILYRYLEVECVAQPLSDEAVMQLVNLTATAIETDVHGTFQEINLGEDPYKNRTHQELYIFVYDTNVTMVAHADNIKLVGVNFCGKTDVTGKPFRDEIVAGALQNGSGWVEYLYINPVETGLYLKKTYYQLVRGSDGQQYVICCGIYKRCS; the protein is encoded by the coding sequence ATGGAGAATAAAATTGCACTTGTTATCGGCGTTCTCATGTTTGTGCTCATTGCAATTACTGGTTCCGGGTGTCTTTCCACACGTGAGCCGACGCCCACAGACCTGACGTACCTGACTGAGCAGTATCCGCCGTTTAATTACGAGAAGGACGGCCAGCTTCAGGGTATTGCGGTTGAGCTCCTCGAGGCGATCACAGCAACGATGGGCAACGGGATCACGGAAGACGCGATACGCCTGACGCCATGGACCGGCGGCTACCAGACCGCGCTGAATCAAACCAATACGGTTCTCTTCTCCACCGCTCGACTGCCGGAACGCGAAACATCGTTCAAGTGGGTGGGCCCCATTTACACCGGGCAGAAGGTACTCTTTGCCAGGCGAGACCGTGAGATAAGCATCAACCATCCCGCGGATCTCGCGGGCTATACCATCGGAGTGATTACCGACGACGCTGCCATACCGCAACTGCTTGCGCTCGGCGTGACGAGCGATCAACTGTTGGCCGATCCCGATCCTGTGGTCATCATGACCAAACTGGAGCAGGGCGAGCTCGATCTCTGGTGCTATGGCGAAGAAGCCGGTAATTATATCGCCGAAGAGCAAACCGGGCGGTACGGATACTTCAAGGTCGTGTACACGCTCCAGGAATATAAGCTCTACTACGCGTTCAACAGAGAAACACCCGATACGGTCATTGAGTCCTTTCAGGAGGCACTTGACCGCGTAAAGGCGCGGGAAGACGCAGGAGGGTTGAGTCAGTATGAGCGAATTGTAGCTCGGTACATACCCGCCTCAGGCCTTGGCAAGTATACGTATCTTACCGAGGAGTTCCCGCCGCTGAACTACAAGGAGGGCGGCGAGCTTAAGGGCGTGGCCGTTGACCTGCTGTACGCGATCTTCATGCGGCTGAATGTCGGGCTCACGCGCGCGGATGTTCGGTTCGTGCCCTGGTCAGAAGCGTATCAGGCAGGGCGCGGCAACAACACCACCGTTGTCTTTTCGATGGCTCGGGTGCCCGAACGGGAAGAGCTGTTCCGGTGGGCCGGCCCCTTTGTCAAGGGCGATATCGTGCTCTTCGCCCCGAGGAGTCGGAACATCACGATTGCGACCGCAGCGGACCTGAAGAACTACCGAATCGGAGCGATTGCGAATACCAGTTCTATCCCACTGCTGCTCGCCCTGGGCGTTGCTGAAGAGCAGCTCGTGCTCAATGACTCTGCGGCGGTGCTGATAGCGCAGCTCGAGCGCGGTGAGTTCGATCTCTGGTCTACGGGCGAGTTCTCGGGCCGGTATCTCATCACCAAATACGCAGCGCAGCCGGATGATCTCGAGCGAGTCTATACCCTGCACACGAACGAGTATTACTTTGCGTTCAGCCGCGACACGTCCGATACACTCGTTACCGCATTCCAGCAGGCGCTGGAAGATATCCGGCTGGAGAAGGACGCGCAGGGCGTCAGTGAGTACGAACGGATACTCTACCGGTATCTTGAGGTTGAATGCGTCGCGCAACCGTTAAGCGACGAGGCGGTTATGCAGCTCGTCAACCTCACTGCTACGGCGATCGAGACGGACGTTCACGGGACGTTCCAGGAAATCAACCTTGGCGAAGATCCCTACAAGAACCGAACTCATCAAGAGCTCTACATCTTCGTGTACGATACGAACGTCACTATGGTCGCGCACGCCGACAATATCAAGCTTGTGGGCGTGAACTTTTGCGGCAAAACGGATGTCACCGGCAAGCCCTTCAGGGACGAGATCGTCGCTGGAGCGCTCCAGAACGGCTCGGGCTGGGTCGAGTACCTCTATATCAATCCGGTAGAAACCGGGCTCTATCTCAAGAAGACCTACTATCAACTGGTCCGGGGAAGCGATGGCCAGCAGTACGTGATCTGCTGTGGCATATATAAGCGGTGTAGCTAG
- a CDS encoding acetyl-CoA hydrolase/transferase family protein has protein sequence MSIYTTEYRQKLTTPDKAVASIENGSTIVHGLTTAEPPALLAAIADRVRAEELKELKIYSFNPQKHVAETVFAPDLCDCIQAYSWFVSGSDRPMVRVGLNYFVPVYFHQVPRLIRDYMEIDVTITTVSPMDKAGYFSFGTANDFTSTAARHCKRLIVEVNEHMPRVFGDSLIHISEVDAIVENHVPLLELPLPEPKPEDQAIGEAIAELVPDGATIQLGIGGIPNAVARYLEGHEDLGIHSELLVPGMVELIEEGVITGRKKTLHPRKTVFTIAHGTKKMYEFMNDNPSMESYPASYVLDPSVIAQNDNMISINSILEVDLLGQCNAEFLAGAQFSGTGGQLDFVRGAFQARGGKSILTFYSTAKNGTVSRIVPRFKPGTMVTTPRMDTHYLVTEYGVVDLKGKSTRERALEIINIAHPQFRDGLLREAEDMYLI, from the coding sequence ATGAGTATCTATACCACGGAGTACCGGCAGAAGTTGACCACGCCAGATAAGGCTGTGGCGAGTATCGAGAATGGCAGCACCATTGTCCACGGCTTGACGACCGCCGAGCCGCCGGCGCTGCTTGCCGCGATCGCTGATCGAGTGCGGGCAGAGGAGCTGAAAGAGCTCAAGATTTATTCCTTCAATCCGCAGAAGCACGTTGCGGAAACGGTCTTCGCACCTGATCTCTGTGACTGCATCCAGGCGTATTCATGGTTCGTGAGCGGCTCTGACCGCCCGATGGTCAGGGTGGGGTTGAACTATTTCGTGCCCGTGTACTTCCACCAGGTGCCGCGCCTCATCCGCGATTATATGGAGATCGATGTGACCATCACGACCGTCTCGCCCATGGACAAAGCGGGCTACTTCAGCTTTGGAACCGCGAACGACTTCACCTCCACCGCAGCACGGCACTGCAAACGGCTCATCGTGGAGGTGAACGAGCACATGCCGCGCGTCTTCGGCGATTCGCTCATCCACATCTCCGAGGTGGATGCGATCGTGGAGAACCACGTTCCGCTGCTGGAGCTGCCACTACCCGAGCCGAAGCCGGAGGATCAGGCAATTGGTGAGGCCATTGCCGAGCTGGTGCCCGATGGCGCGACGATCCAGTTGGGCATCGGCGGCATTCCCAACGCCGTAGCCCGGTACCTAGAGGGGCATGAGGATCTCGGGATCCATAGTGAGCTTCTGGTGCCGGGCATGGTCGAGCTGATCGAGGAAGGCGTGATCACCGGGCGCAAGAAGACCCTGCATCCGCGCAAGACGGTCTTTACTATCGCACATGGCACGAAGAAGATGTATGAGTTCATGAACGACAATCCGAGCATGGAGAGTTATCCTGCCTCCTACGTGCTCGACCCGTCCGTCATCGCGCAGAATGACAACATGATCTCGATCAATTCGATCCTCGAGGTGGACCTGCTCGGGCAGTGCAATGCGGAATTCCTCGCAGGTGCGCAGTTTAGCGGCACGGGCGGGCAGCTCGATTTCGTCCGGGGTGCGTTCCAGGCGCGCGGCGGGAAGTCCATCCTGACCTTCTATTCAACCGCGAAGAACGGCACGGTCTCACGGATCGTGCCGCGGTTCAAACCCGGCACGATGGTCACCACACCACGGATGGATACCCACTACCTGGTAACCGAGTACGGTGTGGTCGACCTGAAAGGGAAATCGACGCGTGAACGCGCGCTGGAGATCATCAATATCGCGCACCCCCAGTTCCGGGACGGGCTCCTGCGGGAAGCGGAGGACATGTATCTCATTTGA
- a CDS encoding TatD family deoxyribonuclease has translation MVKIIDIHCHLTMAEYDSDRAQVIEEAKRVLSGVVICGAGPAAAPKALELAAAHPGFIFLTLGLHPIYVDDRTDQEIERYAEFISAHRRAIVGIGEIGLDYYWVKDPLKVKRTKAVFVEFLGLAHELQLPVVLHLRGTGSEAIEEGLKMIRDEDVKSAIFHCFTGKPAVADEISEEGYYVSLPTSIVRSKSMKKVAKRLPLSALLTETDAPYLATTENERNVPQNVTVVYEEIARQQKLSLETVDDAIERNFERIFGVTLH, from the coding sequence CAAAATTATTGATATCCACTGCCATTTGACGATGGCTGAGTACGATTCGGATCGTGCGCAGGTGATTGAAGAAGCGAAGCGCGTCCTCAGTGGCGTGGTGATCTGTGGCGCCGGGCCCGCAGCCGCGCCGAAGGCATTGGAGCTTGCTGCGGCGCATCCCGGATTCATCTTTCTAACGCTCGGGTTGCATCCGATCTATGTGGATGATAGAACTGACCAGGAGATCGAGCGGTACGCGGAATTCATCAGTGCGCACCGGCGCGCAATCGTAGGTATCGGCGAGATCGGACTCGATTACTACTGGGTGAAGGATCCGCTGAAGGTGAAGCGAACGAAGGCGGTTTTTGTGGAGTTCCTCGGGCTGGCGCATGAGCTGCAGCTGCCGGTGGTGCTGCACCTCCGCGGTACGGGCAGTGAGGCAATCGAGGAGGGGTTAAAGATGATCCGAGACGAGGACGTGAAAAGCGCGATCTTCCACTGCTTCACCGGCAAGCCCGCCGTTGCGGATGAGATCAGCGAGGAAGGCTACTACGTCTCGCTCCCGACCTCGATCGTACGAAGCAAGAGCATGAAGAAGGTAGCGAAGCGGCTACCGCTGTCCGCATTACTCACTGAGACTGATGCGCCGTATCTCGCGACAACTGAGAATGAGCGGAACGTGCCACAGAATGTTACGGTGGTATACGAAGAGATTGCGCGACAGCAGAAGCTCTCGCTCGAAACCGTGGACGATGCGATCGAGCGTAATTTCGAGCGCATCTTCGGAGTCACATTACACTAG
- a CDS encoding preprotein translocase subunit Sec61beta — protein MAKGKTAKKGKREGKKEGGSRGEERGLMSSAGLMRYYDVEESAVKMSPKVILILGVAIGVVIIGLEFYFGVWPT, from the coding sequence ATGGCAAAAGGCAAGACGGCGAAGAAGGGCAAGCGCGAGGGGAAGAAAGAAGGCGGAAGCAGGGGCGAAGAACGCGGTCTCATGTCCTCCGCAGGCTTGATGCGGTACTACGACGTTGAGGAATCCGCGGTAAAGATGTCCCCGAAGGTGATCCTGATCCTTGGTGTTGCGATTGGCGTGGTCATCATCGGGTTGGAGTTCTATTTTGGCGTCTGGCCAACCTGA
- a CDS encoding anti-sigma factor antagonist → MEIQAQRIEGILILSLDGRLDAFGAEHLDAALNSHLTEDDRAVVIDLANVPYLSSGGIRTLIATEKRLKPRGGGIQLCCVQSYPLKVLAMAGFDQFFTCHTTQEVALAHARALIRSMGTVADWDRLPSYTLDGTRLSVFERSQEPAVLKITSDISKVLYARLGDEDICTRRFSETEYSIGLGALGGSVTECAPYLGEMITIGGTMVWLPTDGHDTPDFLIPKRDTGEVTIYTGFNVALDGTFNDIIVMERESGLPLSISELYAAVFAFAREHRPNFKGLVSIALWADLDALYSSGVKISPIKKFTPANREMIMHPDNINTWMAIATDPRYQGETMVSFGVGLDLQSELSAYDQDGINALFYVHPANIGTQKLLLHNHGVIFKHRPRARSANLDAEIKRIVTEGEFLDMRHLLDTTSVTRALIGVSYITDIVFE, encoded by the coding sequence ATGGAGATCCAGGCACAACGGATTGAAGGTATTCTGATCCTATCGCTCGACGGCCGGCTCGACGCGTTTGGCGCGGAGCACCTGGACGCGGCGTTGAACTCGCACCTCACTGAAGATGACAGAGCGGTCGTTATTGACCTGGCGAACGTCCCCTATTTGAGCAGTGGCGGCATTCGCACACTCATTGCGACCGAAAAGCGGTTGAAGCCACGGGGCGGCGGCATTCAGCTCTGCTGCGTCCAATCATATCCGCTCAAGGTGCTTGCGATGGCCGGTTTCGACCAGTTCTTCACCTGTCATACGACGCAGGAGGTCGCACTTGCACACGCGCGTGCGCTCATACGCTCGATGGGCACGGTGGCGGACTGGGATCGCTTGCCCTCGTACACCCTCGATGGCACGCGTTTATCCGTTTTTGAGCGCTCGCAGGAGCCAGCCGTGCTGAAGATCACCAGCGACATCTCAAAAGTCCTCTATGCGCGGTTGGGTGATGAAGATATCTGCACGCGCCGGTTCTCAGAGACTGAGTACTCGATCGGGCTCGGTGCGTTGGGCGGGAGCGTTACGGAGTGCGCGCCTTATCTTGGCGAGATGATCACGATCGGCGGCACAATGGTCTGGCTGCCGACCGACGGGCATGATACGCCCGATTTCCTCATTCCGAAACGGGACACCGGCGAGGTCACCATTTACACCGGCTTCAACGTCGCGCTCGACGGCACCTTTAACGATATCATCGTGATGGAGCGTGAGAGCGGGTTACCACTCAGCATCAGCGAGCTCTATGCGGCGGTCTTCGCCTTCGCACGCGAGCACCGGCCGAACTTCAAGGGGCTGGTCAGCATCGCGCTCTGGGCTGATCTCGACGCGCTCTACAGCTCAGGGGTGAAGATCTCGCCCATCAAAAAGTTCACACCCGCGAACCGCGAGATGATCATGCACCCGGACAACATCAACACCTGGATGGCTATCGCAACCGACCCCCGGTATCAGGGCGAGACGATGGTGAGCTTCGGGGTGGGGCTCGATCTGCAGTCTGAGCTCTCCGCATATGATCAGGACGGCATCAACGCGCTCTTCTATGTGCACCCGGCGAATATCGGTACTCAGAAGCTGCTGCTCCATAATCACGGGGTGATCTTCAAGCACCGCCCGCGGGCGCGGAGCGCGAATCTGGACGCGGAGATCAAACGAATCGTAACCGAGGGCGAGTTCCTCGATATGCGCCATCTCCTCGACACCACGAGCGTTACCCGCGCCCTTATCGGTGTCTCGTATATCACGGACATCGTCTTCGAGTAG
- a CDS encoding peptidyl-tRNA hydrolase, with product MVEKTEREYKQCIVLRADLKLSKGKAAVQAAHAAILSYERAPLHDRKKWKEQGQKKVALKVPGLPALYRVRDDAEKMGLPCAIVEDAGLTEIPPGTVTALGIGPARADELDKVTQQLELL from the coding sequence ATGGTCGAGAAAACAGAGCGAGAATACAAGCAGTGTATTGTCCTCCGGGCTGATCTGAAGCTCTCGAAGGGCAAGGCTGCCGTGCAGGCTGCACACGCGGCTATTCTCAGCTATGAGCGCGCTCCGCTGCACGACCGTAAGAAATGGAAAGAGCAGGGGCAGAAGAAGGTGGCACTCAAAGTGCCCGGTCTTCCCGCGCTGTACCGGGTACGGGACGACGCAGAGAAGATGGGACTGCCGTGTGCGATCGTCGAGGACGCTGGTCTGACCGAGATACCGCCGGGGACCGTTACCGCGCTCGGTATCGGCCCGGCACGTGCGGATGAGCTTGACAAGGTGACGCAGCAGTTGGAATTGTTGTAA
- a CDS encoding valine--tRNA ligase, producing the protein MKLEKKYIPEIVEKKWLETWEDALYYFDEASDRPPYIIDTPPPYPTGDFHVGNALNWCYIDFIARYKRMRGYNVMFPQGWDCHGLPTEVKVEERHGISKRQIDKQRFRELCKQLTRENIAQMKGMMQKLGMSIDWSREFVTMEDRYKRYTQLSFLRMYRNGLIYQAEHPVNWCPRCETAIAFAEVEYEDRNATLHYIRFKTVDTGKEPGYVEIATTRPELLSSCVAVAVHPDDERYRYIAGKELVVPIFEHLVTVYEDESVDPAFGTGVVMICTFGDRQDVRWWKEHNLPLITSIDEQGRMTEAARGYTGLTTTQCKEAIIEDLKAQGLYKSQEPLRQNVGVCWRCKTPIEIISTRQWFVRVLHEEIKNASKQISWYPEHFAVRLRNWVDSMEWDWCISRQRIFSVPIPVWYCKRCGTTQVAAKDDVPVDPTTSSPKEPCSNCGGTEFVGEEDVLDTWMDSSLSALWVAGWDLNAEEPSALAFPVALRPQGHDIIRTWAFYTILRSLALARTFPWHTILINGMVLGEDGYKMSKSRNNFISPDEVIREHGADVFRQWAAIGGAVGSDVQFRWKDIVAASKFMQKLWNILRFALLHLEGYNPGTGSVELRVVDIWLLTKLNKLVQSVTAAMETYKFDEALKEIRAFTWNTLADDYIELAKSRLYGRGGDAGAESAKYALYTTLVTLNKLLAPFAPFFAEEMHAYIGNGGSVHRAQWPEPVSEEIDADAEAQGDLIADIVRAVRHFKSEQGIALNAPLGSLRIYGAHVDTEDIENATATPVELVERAETGEVAGTVLDVRDTQVELLKA; encoded by the coding sequence ATGAAGCTGGAAAAGAAGTATATACCGGAGATCGTGGAGAAGAAGTGGCTGGAGACCTGGGAAGACGCACTGTATTATTTTGATGAAGCTTCTGATCGCCCACCGTATATCATCGATACGCCGCCACCGTACCCGACGGGCGATTTCCACGTTGGTAACGCACTGAACTGGTGTTATATTGATTTTATCGCACGCTACAAACGCATGCGCGGCTATAACGTGATGTTCCCCCAGGGCTGGGACTGCCATGGGCTGCCGACCGAGGTGAAGGTGGAGGAGCGGCACGGGATCTCCAAGCGGCAGATCGACAAGCAGCGGTTCAGAGAGCTCTGCAAGCAATTGACGCGTGAGAACATCGCGCAGATGAAGGGCATGATGCAGAAACTCGGGATGTCCATCGATTGGAGCCGCGAGTTCGTCACGATGGAAGACCGGTACAAGCGGTATACGCAGCTCTCGTTCCTGCGCATGTACCGTAACGGGCTGATCTACCAGGCTGAGCATCCCGTGAACTGGTGCCCGCGTTGCGAGACCGCAATTGCATTCGCGGAGGTCGAGTACGAGGATCGCAACGCGACGTTGCATTATATACGCTTCAAAACGGTTGATACCGGTAAAGAGCCGGGATATGTCGAGATCGCAACGACACGACCGGAACTGCTGTCGAGCTGTGTCGCGGTGGCCGTGCATCCGGACGACGAGCGGTACCGGTACATCGCGGGCAAGGAGCTGGTCGTGCCGATATTCGAGCACCTCGTTACGGTCTATGAGGATGAGAGCGTCGATCCTGCGTTCGGCACCGGCGTGGTGATGATCTGCACGTTTGGTGACCGTCAGGACGTGCGCTGGTGGAAGGAGCACAACCTGCCCTTAATCACGTCTATTGATGAGCAGGGCCGGATGACTGAGGCGGCACGTGGGTACACCGGTCTCACCACCACCCAATGCAAAGAGGCGATCATCGAGGATTTGAAGGCCCAGGGCCTTTACAAGAGCCAGGAACCGCTGAGACAGAACGTGGGCGTATGCTGGCGCTGTAAGACGCCGATTGAGATCATCTCGACCCGGCAGTGGTTCGTACGCGTCTTGCACGAGGAGATAAAGAACGCGTCCAAGCAGATCTCCTGGTACCCGGAGCATTTCGCCGTTCGGCTCAGGAACTGGGTTGACTCGATGGAGTGGGACTGGTGCATCTCGCGGCAGCGGATCTTCAGTGTGCCTATCCCGGTCTGGTACTGCAAGCGCTGTGGCACCACACAGGTGGCGGCCAAGGATGACGTGCCCGTAGACCCTACGACCAGCAGTCCGAAAGAGCCCTGCAGCAACTGTGGCGGCACGGAGTTCGTGGGCGAGGAGGACGTTCTGGACACCTGGATGGACTCATCACTGAGTGCGCTCTGGGTCGCGGGCTGGGATCTCAATGCCGAGGAGCCCTCCGCGCTCGCGTTCCCCGTCGCGCTCCGACCACAGGGGCACGACATCATTCGCACGTGGGCATTCTACACCATTCTGCGCTCGCTTGCGCTCGCCAGGACCTTCCCCTGGCATACTATTCTGATCAATGGCATGGTGCTTGGCGAGGACGGTTACAAGATGAGCAAGTCGCGGAACAACTTCATATCACCCGACGAGGTCATTCGGGAGCACGGCGCGGACGTCTTCAGGCAGTGGGCCGCGATCGGCGGTGCGGTCGGCTCGGATGTGCAGTTCCGCTGGAAAGACATCGTGGCTGCGAGCAAGTTCATGCAGAAGCTCTGGAACATACTCCGGTTCGCACTGCTGCATCTCGAGGGGTACAATCCCGGGACGGGCTCAGTCGAGCTCCGTGTGGTTGACATCTGGCTGCTCACGAAGTTGAACAAGCTCGTGCAGTCAGTGACGGCGGCGATGGAGACCTACAAGTTCGACGAGGCACTGAAGGAAATACGCGCGTTCACCTGGAATACGCTCGCCGACGACTACATCGAGCTGGCTAAATCAAGGCTCTATGGCCGTGGCGGCGATGCGGGCGCGGAATCAGCAAAGTACGCGTTGTATACGACGCTCGTGACGCTCAACAAGTTGCTTGCACCGTTTGCGCCGTTCTTCGCCGAAGAGATGCACGCGTATATCGGGAACGGCGGCAGCGTGCACCGCGCGCAATGGCCTGAACCCGTTTCAGAGGAGATCGACGCCGATGCGGAGGCACAGGGCGATCTCATCGCCGATATCGTCCGCGCAGTTCGCCACTTCAAGTCGGAGCAGGGTATCGCGTTAAATGCGCCGCTGGGCAGCCTGCGAATTTACGGCGCACACGTGGACACTGAGGACATCGAGAATGCTACAGCAACACCGGTGGAGCTCGTCGAGCGGGCGGAGACAGGCGAAGTTGCGGGCACGGTGCTCGATGTCCGGGACACGCAGGTTGAGTTACTTAAGGCGTAA